A stretch of the Tardiphaga sp. 709 genome encodes the following:
- a CDS encoding filamentous hemagglutinin N-terminal domain-containing protein, whose product MTQTYDVTPIRGSVRAAFAPLVFGCVVFSGSIALAQTLPGGGTVTHGTASIAAPSNGTLNVNQSSNSAIINWNSFSIGAGGTVNFNQPSAAAATLNRVTGTTPSSIAGTINAPGTVLLVNPNGIAITNTGVVNTGSFAASTLDIRNEDFLSGKYKFTGNGSSAVVTNAGRINVSDGGFAALLGGRVANDGVISARLGKVGLGSGEMITLDLSGDGFLSVAVPSNQLGNLVDGTGKALVTNSGKIRADGGQVFLSAATANNILRDAVNVPGTIRANSVGTRAGRIVLGGGEGGRVNVSGRVTATGKSRNQVAAKKTGGQIDISGAEIALAGARIDASGAAGGGGVRIGGDAYGRGDFQHAVKVTADSATVIRADALDSGKGGKIVLWSDGLTSVRSTLSARGGVNGGDGGLIETSGKQLDFAGIRVDASAPKGRTGDWLLDPVTLTIDSAAAATIGANLGAANVTLITTASSASGPGNQTQGAGDIIINAPISWTSANTLYLNAYRDIQINGTISGRNGTLWLTSPGSISQTAPIMVSNLVLPMTFTSVSLTSAGNVVGRLSSDTASVGWGNEDPQPFTPGSVAFTNNGNLVTGDLIGRDISLVIGGSLTFEGSIRATGTAASTSTSIVASGDVTAGRIGSIVGGNISITSGGAITTNSLGSFGTINLRSAGNIQINDHISNFNSALTSVTLRSDNGLVNFASNARVNTATPVEIFYNPYAATGSYANTINYSSITQSGYGATVAAYMLVNDVYQLKGIEIQSRRYLRAGPGHRCQRDVDLDLSERHLPRLRSDRCVWRWSPLSGLHRYARWPRLCDPEHVPTPRRRAGRRWRCRRVLPEQWHDPECRYHRRFVQWQCQLCRFDRRREQWHADECLFDGERDQHRQFAGRGRSGGTQ is encoded by the coding sequence ATGACACAGACATATGACGTGACGCCGATCCGCGGCAGCGTGAGGGCGGCTTTCGCACCGCTGGTGTTCGGCTGCGTGGTGTTCAGTGGCAGCATTGCACTGGCGCAGACGCTGCCGGGCGGAGGCACCGTGACCCATGGCACCGCGAGTATCGCCGCGCCGTCGAACGGGACGCTGAACGTCAACCAATCCTCGAACAGCGCCATCATCAACTGGAATTCGTTCTCGATCGGTGCCGGTGGCACCGTCAACTTCAACCAGCCGAGCGCGGCGGCTGCCACCCTCAACCGCGTTACGGGTACCACGCCCTCCAGCATCGCCGGCACGATCAACGCGCCCGGCACCGTGCTGCTGGTTAATCCGAACGGTATCGCGATCACTAATACGGGTGTCGTCAATACTGGCTCTTTCGCGGCCTCAACGCTCGACATCAGGAACGAGGACTTCCTATCGGGCAAATACAAGTTTACCGGTAACGGCTCCTCGGCTGTTGTCACCAATGCCGGCCGCATCAACGTGTCCGACGGCGGCTTCGCAGCGTTGCTCGGTGGCCGCGTCGCCAATGACGGCGTCATTTCGGCGCGGCTCGGCAAGGTCGGTCTCGGCTCCGGCGAGATGATTACGCTCGATCTGTCCGGCGACGGCTTCCTGTCGGTCGCTGTACCGTCCAACCAGCTTGGCAATCTCGTCGATGGCACCGGCAAGGCGCTGGTGACCAATAGCGGAAAGATCCGTGCCGATGGCGGACAGGTGTTCCTCAGCGCCGCCACGGCGAACAACATCCTGCGCGATGCGGTGAACGTCCCGGGCACGATCCGCGCCAATTCGGTCGGCACCCGCGCCGGGCGCATCGTGCTCGGTGGCGGCGAGGGTGGCCGCGTCAACGTGTCCGGCCGTGTGACGGCGACCGGCAAGTCGCGCAATCAGGTGGCTGCCAAAAAGACAGGCGGCCAGATCGACATCAGCGGCGCCGAGATCGCGCTGGCCGGTGCGCGCATCGACGCGTCGGGCGCGGCCGGCGGCGGCGGCGTTCGCATCGGTGGCGATGCCTATGGTCGCGGCGATTTCCAGCATGCCGTCAAGGTCACGGCGGATTCGGCGACGGTGATCCGCGCCGACGCGCTGGACAGCGGCAAGGGCGGCAAGATCGTGCTGTGGTCGGACGGTCTCACCAGCGTGCGCAGTACGTTGTCGGCGCGCGGCGGTGTCAATGGCGGCGACGGCGGCCTCATTGAGACCTCGGGCAAGCAGCTTGATTTCGCCGGCATCCGCGTCGATGCGTCAGCGCCGAAGGGCCGCACCGGCGACTGGCTGCTCGATCCGGTCACACTGACCATCGATTCCGCGGCGGCGGCGACCATCGGCGCTAATCTCGGCGCGGCCAATGTCACGCTGATCACCACGGCATCGTCCGCGAGCGGCCCGGGCAACCAGACGCAGGGCGCCGGCGATATCATCATCAATGCGCCGATCTCCTGGACATCGGCCAATACGCTGTATCTCAATGCCTATCGCGACATCCAGATCAACGGCACGATATCCGGCCGCAACGGGACGCTGTGGCTGACGTCGCCCGGCAGCATCTCGCAGACCGCGCCGATCATGGTGTCTAACCTGGTGCTCCCGATGACGTTCACGTCGGTATCACTGACCAGCGCCGGTAATGTCGTCGGCCGGCTGTCGAGCGATACAGCGAGTGTGGGCTGGGGGAACGAAGACCCGCAGCCGTTTACTCCCGGTTCGGTGGCCTTCACCAACAACGGCAATCTGGTAACCGGCGACCTCATTGGGCGCGATATATCGCTGGTGATCGGCGGCTCGCTCACTTTCGAAGGCAGCATTCGCGCAACAGGGACGGCGGCCTCGACCTCGACATCGATCGTGGCGTCGGGCGACGTCACTGCCGGAAGGATCGGCAGCATTGTCGGCGGCAATATATCGATCACGTCGGGTGGTGCGATCACCACCAACTCGCTGGGCTCGTTCGGCACGATCAATCTGCGGTCGGCCGGAAATATCCAGATCAACGATCACATTTCCAACTTCAACAGTGCGCTGACTTCGGTGACGCTCCGCTCCGACAACGGCCTCGTCAACTTCGCGTCCAATGCGCGGGTGAATACGGCCACGCCCGTCGAAATCTTTTACAATCCCTATGCGGCAACCGGCAGCTACGCCAATACGATCAACTATTCCAGCATCACGCAGAGCGGCTACGGCGCGACCGTGGCAGCGTATATGCTGGTGAATGATGTCTACCAATTGAAGGGAATCGAGATCCAATCTCGGCGGTACCTACGCGCTGGGCCGGGACATCGATGCCAGCGTGACGTCGACCTGGACCTGTCTGAGCGGCATCTGCCGCGGCTTCGATCCGATCGGTGCGTTTGGAGATGGTCGCCCCTATCAGGGCTTCACCGGTACGCTCGATGGCCGCGGCTATGCGATCCTGAACATGTACCAACGCCGCGGCGAAGGGCAGGTCGGCGGTGGCGATGTCGGCGTGTTCTACCAGAACAATGGCACGATCCGGAATGTCGGTATCATCGGCGGTTCGTTCAGTGGCAATGCCAGCTATGTCGGTTCGATCGCCGCAGAGAACAATGGCACGCTGACGAATGTTTATTCGACGGCGAGCGTGACCAACATCGCCAGTTCGCTGGGCGCGGGCGGTCTGGTGGCACGCAATAA
- a CDS encoding ShlB/FhaC/HecB family hemolysin secretion/activation protein, with translation MALIAIALGSPCSGALAQSPAPAPSLVQPPTIATPPASTRITLPQIAAGSTVPDAAKKLTFILTGIDIEGEFDEIAIARKEAAATLLGRSVTVADLFGLADKLQQAYVRAGYPLVRVVILPQELDRRARVKLRVIDGYVEKFDTSTLSGTSAARVAAVLAPLLNKRRLTQSELERQLLIAGDTPGLVLNATFASGSAVGSSVLVLSGRYRPVSASLYLDNGMPKSFGEWQAATYFSLNNLTGFGEQISISIAGLPDNDFVTPYPTRRYLGANLAVPLGIDGWRFELGVTDGRTTPRVDAIFASQGVFRQGRAKLAYDIVKRRDTELSFNARFDLTEEQVSTLITTPATPLSLDRTRVPRVGLDGILRLRESGTTLSYTATYSHGINALGARSIADATPLLPLSRQGADAEFSKLDGRIDVMQTLPENLFLSAGLAGQTSFGRPMLTSEQFPIIGTNMLSGFAAGTLAGDTGWVGRGEFGWSTQLPFIAEPHAIVAYVFAATGERRYEMPTVLEIPVIRANNYGGGMRFQLAPQAPDAPSLSGFVELSERRASASSLDGWMVFAGGSIRY, from the coding sequence TTGGCGTTGATCGCAATCGCCTTGGGATCGCCGTGCAGCGGCGCGCTCGCTCAATCCCCCGCTCCCGCACCAAGCCTCGTACAACCACCCACGATTGCCACGCCGCCCGCATCGACGCGTATTACCTTGCCGCAAATCGCCGCCGGCTCAACCGTGCCGGACGCTGCCAAAAAGCTGACTTTCATCCTAACCGGGATCGACATCGAAGGCGAATTTGATGAGATCGCCATAGCGAGAAAAGAAGCCGCGGCGACGCTGCTGGGAAGGTCCGTTACGGTCGCAGATCTGTTCGGCCTTGCCGACAAGTTGCAGCAAGCCTATGTGCGCGCAGGCTACCCGCTCGTGCGCGTCGTCATCCTGCCCCAGGAACTTGATCGGCGCGCACGTGTAAAGCTGCGCGTCATTGACGGCTATGTCGAGAAATTCGATACCAGCACCCTGTCCGGAACATCGGCTGCTCGCGTTGCAGCCGTGCTGGCGCCGTTGCTCAACAAGCGACGCCTCACGCAGAGCGAACTCGAACGGCAATTGCTGATTGCGGGCGATACACCGGGTCTCGTTCTCAATGCCACTTTTGCTTCCGGCTCGGCCGTCGGCAGCTCTGTTCTGGTGCTTAGCGGCCGGTACAGGCCAGTCTCGGCGAGCCTCTATCTCGACAATGGCATGCCCAAATCCTTTGGCGAGTGGCAGGCGGCAACGTATTTCTCGCTCAACAATCTGACGGGATTTGGCGAACAGATCTCGATCTCCATCGCCGGACTGCCCGACAATGATTTCGTGACGCCCTATCCTACGCGCCGCTATCTCGGTGCAAACCTCGCCGTCCCACTCGGTATCGACGGCTGGCGGTTCGAACTCGGCGTCACCGATGGTCGCACGACCCCGCGGGTTGATGCGATATTCGCATCACAGGGTGTTTTCCGGCAAGGGCGCGCAAAACTCGCCTACGATATTGTCAAACGCCGCGACACCGAACTGAGCTTCAATGCGCGATTTGATCTCACAGAGGAACAGGTCAGCACGCTGATTACGACACCGGCCACGCCGCTATCGCTTGACCGTACGCGCGTGCCACGCGTCGGCCTCGACGGCATCCTGCGACTACGCGAAAGCGGAACCACCCTCAGCTACACGGCAACCTATTCTCACGGCATCAATGCGCTTGGGGCCCGCTCCATAGCCGATGCAACGCCGTTGCTCCCACTTTCGCGGCAAGGCGCAGACGCCGAATTCAGCAAGCTCGACGGTCGCATCGACGTCATGCAAACGCTTCCCGAGAATCTGTTTCTCTCGGCAGGACTCGCAGGCCAGACATCATTCGGTCGCCCGATGCTCACATCCGAGCAGTTTCCGATCATTGGCACCAACATGCTGTCCGGCTTCGCCGCCGGCACGCTCGCCGGCGATACAGGCTGGGTGGGACGCGGAGAGTTCGGCTGGAGCACCCAGCTCCCGTTCATCGCCGAACCGCATGCAATCGTAGCTTACGTCTTTGCAGCTACTGGCGAGCGCCGCTATGAAATGCCGACCGTATTGGAAATCCCCGTCATTCGCGCGAACAACTATGGTGGCGGTATGCGCTTCCAGCTCGCGCCGCAGGCACCCGACGCCCCGTCGCTGTCCGGCTTCGTGGAGCTGAGCGAACGACGCGCCAGCGCTTCCAGCCTCGACGGCTGGATGGTGTTCGCCGGCGGCTCGATCCGCTACTAG
- a CDS encoding beta strand repeat-containing protein, whose translation MVRWTYSLASVNGTSWTGGLVGENQWSVMGFASLQDSYFAGVVSGTNVGGIVGRNQFRDWDTMESFNSQHSQSARIWHVYWDQATSGTSRAFGRSYHDMPGGWTSEQIQYVAALNTNSDNSPYSLNSYSNFNDPNYLNGYQEGNFHSHWYMVDGYTRPFLKAEYSTNIQNLHQLQLVNMNGAASYKLARDINASAELSTGMWKGNAFSPISPISYSGYTTKYFMRLQFGENRPSDSYEVWNNGVREVYTTVYTLGETGYSQSGQYADYAKTAASFTGTLDGQGHAIRNLFVNMTDGNHAGVFAYLASGSVVKNLGVVDSRIIADWGSAGSIAGVSDGTIFRSWASRSDDASGVYSNWAAGGLVGYNRGTIEESYSTVAVEAVGQQSDYVTFVGQGGGLVGVNVNENGGPGRIVNSYATGLVRGNGTIGGLVGTNATNDGTGTIINSYTTGRLDRAWNYGVHFVGSVVGRNVSDNGRTGTVTNTYYDSSVSNPSWLNPNRGQTFVGTGLTTAQMQDLNTFRTVYTGWDYRNVWIPSNSAGQSDGVARYPEFYWANHVAVVETSNATRMYGDANTTLAAMIYGLKNYDTPNKIPLALSTTANQSSGVGTYAVTAGMTVLPPQAVGAGAPSQGGFGPQYLGMRINNGNDILWDRNSTAQQIADRINQFTSQNGVSATVNGNGAIVLTGTSDFFLVPMGVTIGDGVAWLRMTPYVTNRPTQLQPVSNDGSTYRIVNLPSGQLTVTQRAITVAADAGQGKTYGDTGSALTWQVTSGSLVNGDSLTGTIGRAAGENAGNYAINQGSLAASSNYRVSFVGNDYSIAKRTVTLSLTGTVEKQYDGTNTAALGTNNFTLSNVVVGDSGLLSVTNLPTSGAYDNANAGSGKTVSFNLGSGGLTGSAAGNYTLVVNNSRNIGNITKAALTITANDQSKTYGDTLALGSSGYSIGGTLYGTDRVTGVTLASLGADALANVTGAPYGITASNALGNGLGNYTISYAGGLLSVTAADIIVSANGGSSVYGQSPSNPGLSANGLKNGQDVDALTGLSNSFGILPTTGVAGGPYTLSVAGTLTNANYRVAARNDASWTVTPASIVVSANGGTSVYGSSPLNPGLSATGLQNNEGVDVLAGLRNSFGITATSGVAHGPYALSVLGTLANPNYQVSAFNPGSWTVTPASIVVTANGGTSVYGSSPLNPGLSAIGLQNGQGIEVLTGLVNSFGITGRTGVAGNPYLLDVAGTLTNPNYAISARNSGVWIVTAAPLTVTADPQSKMFAELDPALTYRLTGGTLFNGDRFSGSLERALGDVVGDYAIRLGSLGVSPNYALSYVGAVFTIKSFDVSLAPSPGQIAVVNPAAPTANTMSPSPVGSARSSFDSLFQEPPRSPAPTGIVAGSAGGRTNTNGSSNDDVTNSIGGERRDERKRRNGR comes from the coding sequence ATGGTCCGCTGGACTTATTCGCTTGCCAGCGTGAACGGCACGAGCTGGACCGGCGGTCTTGTTGGCGAAAATCAATGGAGCGTGATGGGCTTCGCGTCGCTTCAAGATTCGTATTTCGCGGGCGTGGTGTCCGGCACCAATGTGGGTGGCATCGTCGGGCGCAACCAGTTCCGCGACTGGGATACGATGGAAAGCTTCAATTCCCAGCACAGCCAGTCAGCACGCATCTGGCATGTTTACTGGGATCAGGCCACGTCCGGCACCAGCCGCGCCTTCGGTCGCTCCTATCACGACATGCCCGGCGGCTGGACGTCGGAGCAGATTCAATATGTTGCTGCGCTGAACACGAATTCCGACAACAGCCCATATTCGCTTAACTCCTACAGCAATTTCAACGACCCGAACTATCTCAATGGATACCAGGAAGGCAACTTTCACTCCCACTGGTACATGGTGGACGGCTATACGCGTCCGTTCCTGAAGGCCGAATATTCGACCAACATCCAGAACCTGCACCAGTTGCAACTGGTGAATATGAACGGTGCTGCCAGTTACAAGCTTGCGCGCGACATCAACGCGTCGGCAGAATTGTCCACCGGGATGTGGAAGGGCAACGCCTTCTCGCCGATCTCGCCGATCAGCTATAGCGGTTACACGACGAAGTACTTCATGCGCCTGCAATTTGGCGAGAATCGACCGTCCGATTCGTATGAGGTCTGGAACAATGGAGTGCGCGAGGTCTACACGACTGTTTATACGCTGGGGGAGACAGGATATTCGCAGTCGGGACAGTACGCCGACTACGCGAAAACGGCAGCCTCGTTCACCGGAACATTGGACGGCCAGGGTCACGCGATCAGAAACCTCTTCGTGAATATGACCGACGGCAATCATGCGGGCGTGTTTGCCTATCTGGCATCCGGCAGCGTGGTGAAGAATCTCGGCGTCGTCGATAGCAGGATCATAGCCGACTGGGGATCTGCCGGCTCGATCGCTGGCGTGAGCGACGGCACGATCTTCCGCTCATGGGCGTCGCGCAGCGATGACGCGAGCGGGGTCTATTCGAACTGGGCCGCCGGCGGCCTGGTCGGCTACAATCGCGGCACGATCGAAGAGTCCTACAGCACAGTCGCGGTCGAGGCTGTTGGCCAGCAGTCTGATTACGTCACCTTTGTCGGCCAAGGGGGCGGCCTCGTCGGCGTCAACGTGAACGAAAACGGCGGACCCGGGCGGATCGTCAATTCCTATGCGACGGGCCTCGTGCGCGGCAATGGCACGATCGGCGGTCTCGTCGGTACCAATGCGACCAATGACGGCACGGGCACCATCATTAATTCCTATACGACCGGGCGGCTCGACCGAGCCTGGAACTATGGGGTGCACTTTGTCGGCTCGGTCGTCGGGCGCAATGTAAGCGACAACGGGCGGACGGGAACGGTCACCAATACGTATTACGATTCCAGCGTCTCGAATCCGTCCTGGCTCAATCCCAATCGTGGCCAGACCTTCGTCGGCACCGGCCTGACCACGGCGCAGATGCAGGATCTCAACACGTTCCGCACCGTCTATACCGGCTGGGATTATCGCAACGTCTGGATCCCGTCGAACAGCGCGGGCCAGTCGGACGGCGTCGCGCGCTATCCGGAATTCTACTGGGCCAATCACGTCGCCGTCGTCGAGACATCGAATGCCACGCGCATGTATGGCGATGCCAATACGACGCTGGCGGCGATGATCTACGGCCTCAAAAACTACGATACGCCGAACAAGATTCCGCTTGCCCTGAGCACCACCGCCAATCAGTCGTCGGGCGTCGGTACCTATGCCGTGACGGCGGGGATGACCGTCCTGCCGCCGCAGGCTGTCGGCGCTGGTGCCCCGAGCCAGGGCGGGTTTGGACCGCAATATCTCGGCATGCGGATCAACAACGGGAACGACATCCTGTGGGATCGGAATTCGACCGCGCAGCAGATCGCGGATCGCATCAATCAGTTCACCTCGCAGAACGGCGTATCCGCCACGGTCAACGGCAATGGTGCGATCGTTCTCACCGGTACGTCGGACTTCTTCCTGGTTCCGATGGGCGTGACTATTGGCGATGGCGTGGCGTGGCTGCGCATGACGCCGTATGTGACCAACCGTCCTACCCAGCTCCAGCCCGTCAGCAATGACGGATCGACCTATCGCATCGTCAATCTGCCGAGCGGGCAACTGACGGTGACGCAGCGTGCGATCACGGTGGCGGCCGATGCCGGTCAGGGCAAGACCTATGGCGACACAGGTTCCGCCCTCACCTGGCAGGTGACCAGTGGATCGTTGGTGAATGGCGACAGTCTCACCGGCACGATCGGCCGCGCCGCGGGCGAGAATGCCGGCAACTATGCCATCAATCAGGGCTCGCTCGCCGCATCCTCGAACTATCGGGTGAGTTTCGTCGGGAACGATTACAGCATCGCCAAGCGCACCGTGACGCTGTCGCTCACCGGCACGGTGGAGAAGCAGTATGACGGCACCAACACCGCCGCGCTCGGCACCAACAATTTCACGCTGAGCAATGTGGTGGTGGGCGATTCCGGCCTGCTGTCGGTGACGAACCTGCCGACCTCGGGCGCCTATGACAATGCCAATGCTGGAAGCGGCAAGACCGTCTCGTTCAATCTCGGTTCCGGCGGCCTCACCGGCAGCGCGGCCGGCAACTACACGCTGGTCGTCAACAATAGCCGCAATATCGGTAACATCACCAAGGCGGCGCTGACCATCACGGCGAACGACCAGTCCAAGACCTATGGCGATACGCTCGCCCTCGGCAGCAGCGGTTACAGCATCGGCGGCACGCTTTATGGCACCGACCGCGTGACCGGCGTGACGCTGGCGAGCCTCGGCGCGGATGCATTGGCGAATGTGACGGGCGCGCCCTACGGGATCACGGCCAGCAATGCGCTCGGCAATGGCCTCGGCAATTACACAATCAGCTATGCCGGCGGTTTGCTGTCGGTCACTGCGGCGGACATCATCGTGTCGGCGAATGGTGGCAGCTCGGTCTATGGCCAGTCGCCGTCCAATCCGGGCCTCTCGGCGAATGGTTTGAAGAACGGTCAGGATGTCGATGCCCTGACCGGCCTGAGCAACTCGTTCGGCATCCTGCCGACGACGGGCGTGGCTGGCGGTCCGTATACGCTCAGCGTGGCGGGAACACTGACCAATGCGAATTATCGCGTGGCGGCGCGCAACGACGCCAGCTGGACCGTCACACCGGCGTCTATCGTGGTCTCGGCCAATGGCGGCACATCGGTCTATGGCAGCTCGCCGCTCAATCCTGGTCTGTCGGCCACCGGCTTGCAGAATAACGAGGGCGTCGACGTTCTTGCGGGCCTTCGCAACTCGTTCGGCATTACCGCGACCAGCGGCGTGGCACATGGGCCATATGCGCTCAGCGTGCTCGGCACGCTGGCCAATCCAAACTATCAGGTCTCCGCGTTCAATCCGGGTAGCTGGACCGTCACGCCAGCCTCCATTGTTGTCACGGCCAATGGCGGCACATCGGTCTATGGCAGTTCGCCGCTCAATCCCGGCCTGTCGGCCATCGGTTTGCAGAACGGTCAGGGGATTGAGGTTTTGACCGGGCTCGTCAATTCGTTCGGCATCACCGGCCGGACCGGCGTCGCGGGCAATCCCTATTTGCTCGACGTAGCCGGAACGCTGACCAATCCGAACTATGCGATCTCGGCCCGCAACAGTGGCGTCTGGATCGTGACGGCCGCGCCGCTGACAGTCACCGCAGATCCCCAGAGCAAGATGTTCGCAGAGCTTGATCCGGCGCTGACCTATCGTCTCACCGGCGGCACGCTGTTCAACGGCGACCGCTTCTCCGGCTCGCTGGAGCGCGCGCTGGGTGATGTGGTGGGCGACTATGCCATTCGGCTAGGCTCGCTCGGCGTTTCGCCGAACTATGCGCTGAGCTATGTCGGGGCGGTTTTCACAATCAAGTCGTTCGACGTCTCGCTCGCGCCAAGCCCCGGTCAGATCGCCGTGGTCAACCCGGCCGCGCCAACGGCCAATACGATGTCGCCGTCTCCTGTCGGCAGTGCGAGGTCCTCCTTCGATAGCCTCTTCCAGGAGCCGCCGAGATCGCCGGCTCCAACCGGAATCGTCGCCGGCAGTGCTGGCGGGAGAACCAACACCAACGGATCGTCCAATGATGACGTGACGAACTCCATCGGTGGTGAGCGACGCGACGAGAGAAAGCGGAGGAACGGTCGGTGA
- a CDS encoding CoA ester lyase — MTAPRLTRTYLAVPAHRERMVERAAGSTADAVFLDLEDAVPVGEKNAALRTAINAITRLDWGQKTVTVRINAIDSPSIAEEVEKLSGLARLDTVLLPKAERVVDVIGIGERLSQHRGGRDHPLELELLIETALGVVNVDALAAAHATVAALHFGVGDFSASIGARSDEIGLSPRDYRHVASAAEEHRETALDLFAYPMMRILIAARAFQLRAIDGPFGTFRDNQGTLGSAVKAASMGYDGKQVIHPDQIEPTRSAFVPSASDIASAKRVIEAMCAAERDGHGAVTLDGRMLDLANVRMAERILRFAS; from the coding sequence ATGACCGCCCCTCGACTGACGCGTACCTATCTTGCCGTACCGGCGCATCGCGAACGCATGGTCGAGCGCGCCGCGGGATCTACGGCGGACGCCGTGTTTCTCGATCTCGAAGACGCTGTCCCCGTCGGCGAAAAGAACGCCGCCTTGCGGACGGCGATCAATGCCATCACCCGTCTGGACTGGGGGCAGAAGACCGTCACGGTTCGCATCAATGCGATCGACAGCCCGTCCATCGCGGAGGAAGTCGAAAAACTGTCCGGCCTCGCAAGACTGGATACCGTCTTGCTACCGAAAGCGGAACGCGTGGTCGATGTGATCGGCATCGGCGAGCGGCTATCGCAGCATCGCGGCGGCCGGGACCATCCGCTGGAGCTCGAGCTCCTGATCGAAACGGCGCTCGGCGTGGTCAATGTCGATGCCCTCGCCGCTGCGCATGCGACGGTCGCCGCGCTGCATTTCGGTGTCGGCGATTTCAGCGCCTCGATCGGCGCGCGCAGCGACGAGATCGGATTGTCCCCGCGCGACTACAGGCACGTTGCCTCCGCAGCGGAGGAGCACCGGGAAACAGCGCTCGACCTGTTCGCCTATCCAATGATGCGAATTCTGATCGCCGCGCGCGCCTTCCAGCTGAGGGCGATCGACGGGCCTTTTGGCACATTCCGAGACAACCAAGGCACGCTCGGCTCTGCGGTCAAGGCGGCAAGCATGGGCTATGACGGCAAGCAGGTGATCCATCCCGACCAGATCGAGCCGACGCGGTCGGCATTCGTCCCGTCAGCCAGCGACATCGCCTCGGCGAAACGCGTCATCGAAGCGATGTGCGCCGCCGAACGGGACGGGCATGGCGCCGTGACACTGGACGGCCGGATGCTCGATCTCGCCAATGTGAGAATGGCCGAGCGCATCCTTCGCTTTGCATCATAA
- a CDS encoding response regulator transcription factor, whose translation MSAPVPSFNRDSQRRDRLLIVEDDPVTRAMLAGYFTDHNFDVAEAANCAECRQKIRKNGAELVFIDVQLPDGDGFELAREIQSVSQAGIIFVTRRDTEVDRILGLEVAGDHYVTKPINLRDLLARARSVLRRRAIERDAATAGTTIVFGRWIIDLVRRELSTLGGELVHLTRAEFDLLAALVGADGRPLSREYLIEVVSNRQTDVDIRTVDALVARLRRKLASGSNQPLITTVTGIGYKLMLESKR comes from the coding sequence ATGTCGGCGCCGGTCCCTTCATTTAACCGAGATTCGCAGCGCCGCGACCGGCTCCTGATCGTCGAGGACGACCCCGTGACGCGGGCCATGCTGGCCGGTTACTTCACCGATCACAACTTTGACGTCGCCGAAGCGGCAAATTGCGCTGAGTGCCGTCAGAAGATCAGGAAGAACGGCGCCGAGCTCGTTTTCATCGACGTTCAGCTTCCGGACGGCGATGGGTTCGAACTCGCGAGAGAGATCCAGAGCGTAAGCCAGGCCGGCATCATATTCGTCACGCGCCGCGATACCGAAGTTGATCGGATCCTTGGCCTCGAGGTGGCTGGCGATCACTACGTCACGAAGCCGATTAACCTGCGCGACCTGCTCGCGCGCGCTCGCTCGGTCCTCAGGCGCCGCGCGATCGAGCGTGACGCCGCGACCGCCGGCACCACGATCGTCTTCGGACGCTGGATCATCGATCTCGTGCGACGCGAACTGTCCACGCTCGGCGGCGAGCTGGTGCATCTCACGCGCGCCGAATTTGATCTGCTCGCAGCGCTGGTCGGCGCCGACGGCAGGCCGCTCAGCCGGGAGTATCTGATCGAAGTCGTCAGCAATCGGCAGACCGATGTCGATATACGTACCGTCGACGCCCTCGTTGCCAGACTCCGACGCAAACTCGCCAGCGGCAGCAACCAGCCCCTGATCACGACCGTGACGGGCATAGGTTACAAACTCATGCTCGAATCAAAGCGCTAG